In Rosa chinensis cultivar Old Blush chromosome 1, RchiOBHm-V2, whole genome shotgun sequence, a genomic segment contains:
- the LOC121049970 gene encoding uncharacterized protein LOC121049970: MPNTNPNPAMSLNPTSSPTDLNPAKKSKPNSPELPEYELPECQIDADVLKLSPEERMRRSWLAFGEESKKNPRPRDVLYNGPKFDPSQPLPKGYAWGSYIPRSGIKSFPVRMHCIGCGVRGDHWADDCPKKGTEEFERNFTRILENYRDETETK; encoded by the exons ATGCCAAACACTAACCCTAACCCAGCCATGAGCCTGAACCCCACATCCTCACCAACGGACCTGAACCCAGCCAAGAAGTCGAAGCCGAACAGCCCCGAGCTACCAGAATATGAACTTCCCGAGTGCCAGATAGATGCCGATGTTCTAAAACTCTCGCCAGAAGAAAGGATGCGAAGGAGTTGGTTGGCCTTTGGCGAAG AGTCGAAGAAAAATCCTCGTCCAAGGGATGTCTTATACAATGGACCAAAATTCGATCCTTCACAACCTTTACCAAAGGGATATGCATGGGGTTCTTACATCCCTAGGAGTGGAATTAAATCTTTTCCTGTTAGGATGCATTGCATTGGCTGTGGCGTGCGTGGAGATCACTGGGCTGATGACTGCCCAAAAAAGGGTACCGAAGAGTTCGAGAGGAATTTTACCCGTATTCTCGAGAATTATCGTGATGAGACCGAGACCAAGTAA
- the LOC112183820 gene encoding RNA-binding KH domain-containing protein RCF3, with translation MERSRSKRSYYYEQQQHQDYDTETVGRTRPRYNHHYANCNNSHRHRGSGGGGGRAAKAQQQQQQETASVTVTTTYRILCHDMKAGGVIGKSGSIIKSIRQHTGAWINVHELVPGDEERIIEISDTRRRDPEGRIPAFSPAQEALFLIHERILESEVGGADEEDEYGGGGGGGGRGGGGGTRVATRLVVSRMHVGSLLGKGGKIIEQMRMETKTQIRVLPRDHNLPRCVSMSEEIVQVVGDPNNVKSAVEIISSRLRESQHRDRNNFHGRAHSPERFFPPDDDYIPHMNNAGRKSSMDGAGFGSRLSGPNTRNNNYGSRSSGYMMEPGSAPMDDNVQPFYGEDLVFRMLCPIDKVDLVVGESDGIIELLQNEIGVDVRATDRVAGADEQIIIISSEEGPDDELFPAQEALLHIQTRIVDLIPDRDNIITTRLLVSSSDIGCLEGRDGSLSDMRRLTGANIQILPREELPLCVSGNDMLLQIVGEIKAARDALVEVTSRLRSHLYRELFQKDTMPLSAPGPASSALDYINPVREARTGNGPSIVTYQNVQTAQPSKDSGVVVSEAVKQNESERREDVPTGMNRIPVTLVTRSILEVVIPEKAVSKLITKSKNMLAQISELSGARVTLVDESPEVTQKIIQISGTPEQTERAQSLLQGFILSTQEDDP, from the exons gcagcaggagACGGCGTCGGTGACGGTGACGACGACGTATCGGATACTGTGCCACGATATGAAGGCCGGAGGGGTGATTGGGAAGTCCggcagcattatcaagtcgatcCGGCAGCACACCGGCGCGTGGATCAACGTGCACGAGCTGGTTCCCGGAGACGAGGAGCGGATTATCGAGATTTCGGACACGCGGCGGCGGGACCCGGAGGGAAGGATCCCGGCGTTCTCTCCGGCGCAGGAGGCTCTGTTTCTGATCCACGAGCGGATTCTGGAGAGTGAGGTCGGCGGCGCCGATGAGGAGGATGAgtacggcggcggcggcggtggaggtggtagaggaggtggtggtgggACACGTGTCGCGACGAGGCTTGTGGTGTCGAGAATGCATGTGGGGAGTTTGCTGGGGAAAGGAGGGAAGATAATAGAGCAAATGAGGATGGAGACAAAGACCCAGATTAGGGTTTTGCCAAGGGATCATAATCTGCCTCGCTGTGTTTCAATGTCTGAGGAGATTGTTCAG GTAGTAGGCGATCCGAATAATGTAAAGTCTGCTGTGGAAATTATTTCATCTCGCTTGAGGGAGAGTCAGCACCGTGACCGCAATAATTTCCATGGACGAGCACATTCACCAGAACGGTTCTTTCCTCCTGATGATGATTATATTCCTCATATGAACAATGCAGGACGTAAGTCATCCATGGATGGGGCTGGTTTTGGATCAAGATTATCTGGCCCCAATACGAGGAACAACAACTATGGCTCCCGTTCATCTGGTTATATGATGGAACCAGGGTCTGCTCCAATGGATGATAATGTACAGCCCTTTTACGGAGAAGACCTTGTGTTTCGAATGCTTTGCCCAATTGATAAAGTTGATCTTGTAGTTGGAGAGTCTGATGGAATTATAGAATTGCTTCAAAATGAAATTGGTGTGGATGTCAGGGCTACTGACCGTGTGGCCGGAGCAGATGAACAGATAATCATCATTTCTTCTGAGGAG GGTCCTGATGATGAGCTGTTTCCAGCTCAGGAAGCTTTGCTGCACATCCAAACTCGCATTGTCGATCTTATACCAGACAGAGACAACATTATAACTACTAGGTTGCTTGTTTCGTCAAGTGATATTGGATGCTTAGAGGGAAGAGATGGGTCTTTATCAGACATGAGGCGACTTACTGGCGCAAATATACAAATTCTGCCCAGAGAAGAACTTCCTCTTTGTGTATCAGGGAATGATATGCTTTTACAG ATAGTAGGGGAAATAAAAGCAGCTCGAGATGCTCTAGTTGAGGTGACATCAAGACTAAGGAGTCACTTATACAGGGAGTTGTTTCAAAAGGATACCATGCCACTTTCTGCGCCTGGCCCTGCAAGCAGTGCTCTAGATTACATAAATCCTGTTCGTGAAGCTCGTACCGGAAATGGTCCTTCTATAGTTACCTATCAGAATGTGCAAACTGCACAGCCATCAAAG GACTCTGGAGTGGTTGTTAGTGAAGCAGTAAAGCAGAATGAAAGTGAACGACGTGAAGATGTTCCGACTGGGATGAATAG AATACCTGTGACACTTGTCACTCGGAGTATACTTGAAGTTGTCATACCCGAGAAGGCTGTTTCAAAGCTCATAACAAAATCGAAAAACATGCTTGCTCAAATTAGCGAG TTATCAGGAGCCAGGGTAACCCTGGTAGATGAGAGTCCAGAGGTAACCCAAAAGATCATTCAAATTTCAGGTACTCCAGAGCAGACTGAGAGGGCTCAGAGCTTGCTCCAGGGTTTTATTTTAAGCA CACAAGAAGACGACCCTTGA